In Dermacentor silvarum isolate Dsil-2018 chromosome 2, BIME_Dsil_1.4, whole genome shotgun sequence, the following proteins share a genomic window:
- the LOC119442136 gene encoding uncharacterized protein LOC119442136: protein MKESVLFAALLLLGTVAVSEAIECVDPQPFKGNWVTNAENQKQCVILVKEKCTGMSEVPTDKWRRGKQVRTNCDSIPRWTAIGSFMNGDKFNGHAAIFESCDTDGIWVYDQWDAAPVDRRKVPYGDSRPYYNGDNYYMVEL from the exons ATGAAGGAATCGGTGCTCTTCGCCGCTCTTCTTCTTCTGGGTACCGTTGCGG TCAGCGAGGCCATCGAATGTGTCGACCCGCAGCCCTTCAAGGGTAACTGGGTGACCAACGCGGAGAACCAGAAGCAGTGCGTGATCCTGGTCAAGGAGAAGTGCACAGGCATGAGCGAGGTCCCCACAGACAAGTGGCGTCGCGGCAAGCAAGTGCGGACCAACTGCGACAGCATCCCGCGATGGACGGCCATCGGATCCTTCATGAATGGCGACAAGTTCAATGGACATGCGGCCATCTTCGAATCCTGTGACACGGACGGCATCTGG GTGTACGACCAATGGGACGCAGCTCCGGTGGACCGCCGCAAGGTTCCCTACGGAGACTCTCGGCCTTACTACAACGGCGACAACTACTACATGGTCGAGTTATGA